A single window of Coffea eugenioides isolate CCC68of chromosome 7, Ceug_1.0, whole genome shotgun sequence DNA harbors:
- the LOC113777633 gene encoding dolichol-phosphate mannosyltransferase subunit 1-like encodes MGNEQKENSNKYSIIIPTYNERLNIALLVYLIFKHLSNVNFEIIVVDDGSPDRTQDIVKQLQFVYGEDRILLRARPKKLGLGMAYIHGLKHASGNFVVIMDADLSHHRKYLPNFIRKQMETGADIVTGTRYVKGGGVHGWNLMRKLTSRGANVLAQTLLWPSVLDLTGSFRLYRKSVLQDVISSCVSKGYVFQMEMIVRATRKGYNIAEVPITFVDRVYGSSKLGGSEIVEYLKGLVYLLLTT; translated from the exons ATGGGCAATGAACAAAAGGAGAATAGCAATAAGTATAGTATAATCATCCCCACCTACAATGAGCGCCTCAACATTGCTCTCCTTGTTTATCTCATCTTCAAGCATCTCTC GAATGTCAATTTTGAGATTATTGTTGTGGATGATGGAAGTCCAGATAGGACTCAAGATATTGTTAAACAACTGCAATTTGTCTATGGAGAGGATCGTATT CTGTTGAGGGCTAGACCTAAGAAGCTTGGTTTAG GTATGGCTTACATCCATGGCCTGAAGCATGCCTCCGGGAATTTTGTGGTCATTATGGATGCTGATTTATCACACCAT CGAAAATATCTTCCAAACTTCATCAG GAAGCAGATGGAGACAGGTGCAGATATAGTTACTGGAACACGATATGTCAAAGGAGGTGGTGTGCATGGTTGGAATCTCATGCGCAAATTGACAAGCAGGGGAGCAAATGTCCTTGCGCAGACACTCCTTTGGCCTAGTGTATTAGACCTAACTGGATCTTTCCG GCTTTATAGGAAATCCGTGCTTCAAGATGTTATAAGCTCATGCGTGAGTAAAGGATATGTTTTTCAGATGGAGATGATTGTTCGTGCTACACGAAAAGGTTACAACATTGCTGAG GTTCCAATTACTTTTGTCGATAGAGTGTATGGGAGTTCAAAGCTTGGAGGATCTGAAATAGTTGAGTATTTGAAAGGTCTTGTATACCTTCTCCTCACAACTTAA
- the LOC113778842 gene encoding small nuclear ribonucleoprotein SmD3b-like, with protein sequence MSRSLGIPVKLLHETTGHIMTAELKSGELYRGSMVECEDNWNCQLENITFTTKDGKVSQLEHVFIQGSKVRFMVIPDMLKNAPMFKRLEARIKGKGSALGIRRGRAVAMRARAQAAGRRAPPGRGIVPPVRR encoded by the exons ATGAGTCGTAGCTTAGGTATACCGGTAAAGCTTCTACACGAAACCACAGGACACATCATGACCGCAGAGCTGAAGAGCGGAGAGCTCTACAGAGGCAGCATGGTTGAATGCGAAGACAATTGGAATTGCCAACTCGAGAACATCACTTTCACAACTAAG GATGGCAAGGTATCACAACTTGAGCATGTTTTCATTCAAGGAAGCAAAGTCAG GTTTATGGTGATTCCAGATATGCTTAAGAATGCTCCAATGTTCAAACGTCTAGAAGCTAGAATCAAG GGCAAGGGTTCAGCACTTGGCATTAGACGGGGACGTGCTGTTGCCATGAGAGCCAGG GCTCAGGCTGCTGGTCGTAGAGCTCCACCAGGGAGGGGCATTGTGCCACCTGTAAGGAGGTGA